Genomic segment of Umezawaea sp. Da 62-37:
GCGAGGGCGCCGTCCACCGGGAGAGCGGGCAGGTCGTCGCTGGTGAGGACCACCGCCGGGGCCGAGTCGGCGAGGATGTGGCGCAACCGCGCGGCGGGCAGGGTCGGGTCGAGCGGCACGTAGACCGCGCCCGCCTTGAAGATGCCGAGCAGCACCCCGACCAGGTCCAGGCCGCGGTCCAGGTGCACGCCCACCCGGTCCTCGGCGCCCACGCCCCGCCCGTGCAGCCAGCGCGCGATCCGGTTGGCCGACCCGTCCAGCTCGCGGTAGGTCAGCGACACCGCGGTCAGGTCCGTATCGGCGTGCACCGCCACCGCGTCCGGCGTCTCGTCCGCCCGCTGCTCGACCCACCGGTGCACCGGCCGGACCGCCGCCGAAGCCCCGGTCCGAGTCGGGGTGTCGACCGACATGCCCACCTCCGCGTCATCGTCGCACCGGCGCGGCGAGCGGCTCGGCCACGCACCACCCGTGCCGTCCGCGCCGCTCCGGATCCGCTCCGACGTCGGCGGCCAGCCTCACCCCGCTCCGCCGTCCGCGCCAGTCGGGGAAACGACCGTTGCGCGACCGCGTCCGGGACGTCACTGACTACCGCCGTTCCGCGTGGTGGGAAGGATCGGTACCACCGGGCGTCCAGGCGGCCGGACGACTTCGAGTGCCGTTCAGCGCGAGATCTCTTCAGCATGAAGGTGGTTCGACTCCATGGGGAACGACTGGCTCAGTCCCGAGCAGCGCAAGCTCCTGGACCGGATGCTCGACGACGAGGGCGTCGACCGCGGCGAGTCGCCCGTCGTCGCGCGCGGGGGAGACCGCTCGGCGCTGCCGCTGTCGTTCGCCCAGCAGCGCATGTGGTTCTTCCACCGCCTCCAGCCGACCTCCACGATGTACAACATCGTCGGCGCGGCGACCATGCGCGGGCGCACCGATCCGGCCGTGCTCCAGCGCTGCTTGGACGAGCTGGTGCGCAGGCACGAGGTGCTGCGCTCGACGTTCCACCTGGTCGACGCGGGCAACTCGGTGCAGCGGGTCAACCCTCCCAGCCCGGTGCCGATGCCGGTCGTCGACCTGCGCGACCTCGACCCGGCCGCGCGCGACGAGGCCGTGCGCACCCGCTACCAAGAGGAGATCGACCGCCCGTTCGACCTGACCCGCGACGTGCTGCTGCGGCCGACCCTGCTGCGGGTCGCCGACGACGAGCACCTGCTGCTGCTCAGCCAGCACCACATCGCCACCGACGGCTGGTCGCTGGGCATCCTGCTCCAGGAGCTGGCCGCGCTCTACGACTCCTACGCCGCCGACCGGGCGCCCACCCTGCCCGAGCCGGACCTGCACTACGGCGACTTCGCCCTGTGGCAGCGGGAGTGGCAGGCCACCGGGGCGCTCGACGAGCACCTCAAGTACTGGCGCGAGCGGCTCACCGGAGCGCACGCCCTCGACCTGCCCACCGGCAGGCTGCGCGTCGCCGACCGCAGCTGGGACGGCGGCATGTGCGAGGTGCACATCCCGGCCGGGCTGGTCGGCGCGCTCAAGGCGCTGGGCGAGTCCGAGCGGGCGACCCTGTTCATGGTGCTGCTCGCCGGGGTGTCCACCGTGCTCTCCCGGTGGACCGGGCAGCAGGACCTGGTGGTCGGCGTCCCGGTCGCGAACCGCAACCGGGGCGAGATCGAGTCGATGGTGGGCAGCTTCGTCAACACCCTGCCCATGCGGATCGAGCTGACCGGCGAACCGACCTTCCGCGAGCTGCTGCGCCACGTCCGCCAGGAGGCGGTGGACGGCTACGCCCACCAGGACGTGCCGTTCGAGAAGATCATCGAGGAGATCAACCCGGAGCGGGAGGCCAGCGCGCACACCCCGCTCATCCGGCACATGCTCGGTCTGCACAACACCCCGTGGCGCGAGCTGCGCGTGCCCGACCTCACCGTGGACATCCTCACGCTGGACACCGGCAAGGCCCGCTTCGACCTCGAGTTCGAGCTGACCCCCACCGACGACGGCGCCATCGCCGGGCAGCTGTGGTTCGCGGCCGACATCATGGACGAGGTGTTCGCGCGGCGGCTGCTGGAGTCGGTGTACTCGGTGCTCGCCGCCGCGGTGGCCGACCCGGAGACGCCGGTGTGGCGGCTGCCGCTCATGCCCGCCGCGCAGGCGCCCGCCGAGTCCCCGGTCCGGGTGGACGCGGCCGCGGCGGATCCCGCGGCGATCGTCGTGCTGGGGGACCGGGAGCTGACCGGCGCGGAGTTCGCCGAGCGCGTCACCGGGCTGGCCAACGAGCTGCGCTCCCACCACGGCGTGGTCGAGGGCAGCGTGGTCGCGCTCGTCCTCCCGCACACCGCCGACCTGGCCGTCGCGCTGCACGCCGTCCTCGCCGCCGGAGCGGTGGCGCTGCCGCTGGACCCGGCGCTCACCCGCGCCGAGATCACCGCGGCGATCGACCGGACCTCCCCGACGCGCGTGCTCACCACCGAGGCGCTGGCGGAGGTGCTGGGGGACGGCGCGGTCGCCGTGTCCGCCCTCGACCCGTCCGCCGCGGACCCGCTGCCGCCACGTTCGCCGGACGCGCCCGCGGTGTGCCTGCGCTCGCGCGGCGGCACGCTGAGCACCCACTCGTACGCCGACCTGGCCGCCCGCGTCCGCGCGCTGGCCACCCGGTTCCCCGCGGACGCGGTCGCGGTGTCCCCGTCGGTCAGCCCCGACGTGCTGGTCACCGCCCTGTTGTGGCCCGCGGTCGCGGGCGGAGCCGTCGTGCTCGGCGCCTCCGACCGGACCCCGGACCTGCTGCTGACCACGCCCGCGCACCTCCCCACCCTCACCGCCGCGGCGGCCCGCGTGATCACCACGGGGGAGCAGCTGTGGCCCGACGCCGCCACGGCGTTCGCCCGCGCGTTCCCCGACGCCGAGCTGGTCACCCTCTACGCCCTCGCCGAGGCGGGCCCGGTGGCCGCGCACGTGGTCGACCCGGACGCCCCGGCGCCGTCCGGCCGGATCCCGGTCGGCTCGCCGCTGGGCGCCCGGCCGCGGGTGTGCGACGAGCGCGGCGAACCCGTGCCGGACGGGGTGGCGGGCGACCTGCGCGTGCTCGTCGACGGCGCACCGGTGGCCACCGGCGACCGGGCCCGCTGGAACACCGCGGGAGACCTGGAGATCCTCGGCAAGCCCGACGGGCGCACCGTCGTGCACGGCAGGCCGGTCGAACTCGGCGACCTCGCGGCGGAGCTGACCGCGCACCCGGCCGTGTCCCGCGCGCACTTCTCCCGCACCGAGGCGGGCGAGCTGATCGCGCACGCGGTGCCCAGGACCGCGCCCCCGGCCGGTCCGGACGCCTGGCGCGAGCGGTTCGTCCAGGGTTACCTGGCGCGCGACCCGGAGAGCGACCCGCTGCTCAACCTCACCGGCTGGCGGAGCCCGAACAGCGACGCGGTGCTGCCCGCGGCCGCGCTGCGCGAGTGGCTCGACGGCGGCGTGCGGCACATCCTGGACACCGAGCCCCGGCGGGTGCTGGAGATCGGCTGCCGCAACGGGCAGCTGCTGTTCCGCCTCGCCCCCCGCTGCGACGCCTACCGGGCCACCGAGCTCTCCGGCCGGGCGCGCCGCTCGATCGAGCGGCAGCGCGACCGGCTCGCCGCCAAGGCCGACGTGGTCGAACTCGCGGACCTGCCGCCCGACGACCTCACCGGCCTGGGCGGGGACTTCGACACCGTCGTGGTCAACGGCCTCGCCGGGTACTGCCCCGACCCCGGCTACCTCGAACGCGTCCTCGCCGCGGCGGTCGCGGCGACCCGACCCGGCGGCGCGGTGTTCGTCTCCGACGTGGTGGACCTGACCGCCAGGCAGGCGCTGCACCTGCCGGGTGTCGCCGCGCGCACCCCGGCCGACGCGCCCGCCTCCCGGCTGCGCGAGGCCGTCGCCCGCCAGGCCGCCGCCACCGACGGGCTGGCCCTGCACCCGGACTGGTTCCGCGAGGTCGCCGCCCGGCTGCCGGGGGTGCGGGACGCGGCCGTCCTGCGCCGGGTGGGCACGCACTCCAGCGAGCTGACCCGCTTCCGGTTCGACGTCGTGCTGCACGTGGCCCGGCCCGACGGCGACGACGCGCTGCCGCCGGTCCAGGAGCTGGACTGGGTGGACGTCGCCGCCGCGGGTCTCACCGACCACCTCGCCTCCGCCCCCGATCTCGTCGTGCTGCACGACATCCCGGTGTCCGGTCTGGTCGGCGTCGCCGCGGCGCTCGACCGCCTCGCCACCGCGGACACCGCGGGCGAGGTGCGCCGGATCCTCGACGCCCCGGCCGCCGGGGTGGACCCCGCCGACGTGGTGGCCACGGCCGCCGCGATGGGCTTCGACGCCGTCGCCGGGCCGTCCGGATCCGGGTTCGCCGGGTTGACGATGGCCCTGCGCAGGCAGGGGACGGCCGCCGTGCCGCTCTCGCGCGTCCTCGCCGCGACCGTCGTCGCCCAGCCGTCCCCCGGACCGCTGGCGGGCGACACCGCGTTCGCCGAGTGGGCGAGGAGCATGCCCGCCGTGCTGCGCGGGTGGCTGCGCGACCGGCTGCCGCTCAACGCCGTCCCCGCGTCGGTGGAACCGGTCACCGCCTGGCCGCACCGCCCGGACGGGGCGGTGGACACCGCCGCCTTCACCGTGTCGGCCAGCGCGGAACCCGAGGTCGACGAGGAGTCCGACCAGCCGAGGACCCCGACGCAGAAGACCGTCCTGACCATCTGGTCGGACATCCTCGGCGTGGACCACATGGGCGTGGACGACGACTTCTTCGCGCTCGGCGGCCACTCGCTGATGGGCGCGCTGGTCGTCGACCGCCTGCGCGAGGAGTTCGCGCTCGACCTGCCGCTGGGGCAGCTGTTCCAGACCCCGACCGTCGCCGAGGTCGCCGAGTACATCGACGGCCGCAGCGCCGCCGAGCCCGCCGCGCCACCGACCGAGGACGTCCCCGCGCGCCCGGAACCCGCCGCGCCCATCCGCGCGCTCGACCGCTCGTCGTTCCGCCGCAAGCGAAGCGCGTCCGCCCCGGCCGGGACGCAGGAGGAGAGCCGATGACCGACCTCCAGGAGAACGGGCCGCAGCTCGACGACGAGGAGGACGTGTTCGTCGTCCCCACCTCGTTCGCGCAGCAGAGCATGTGGCTGGAGAACGAACTCGACCCCGGCCAGGCCACCTACCACGTCGTGGCCGCCGTCCGGCTGGTCGGCGACCTCGACCGGGCCGCGCTCGAACGCGGCCTCAACACCGTGGTGGCCCGGCACGAGGCGCTGCACACCGTGTTCGAACTCGAGGACGAGGGCCCGGTCCAGGTCATCGGCGCGCCGCCGCGGCTGGTCGTCGGCGTGACCGACGTGGACCCCGCCGACGCCGAGGCCGCGGTCGCCGCCGAGGTCCGCGTGCCGTTCGACCTCGAACGCGGCCCGCTGGTCCGGCTCCGGCTGCTGCGCACCGAACCCGACCGGCACATCGCCGTGCTCACCATGCACCACATCGTCACCGACGGGCTCTCCTCGGCGATCTTCGTCGCCGAGCTGGCCGCCTGCTACGTGGCCTACCGGGAGGGCCGCGAGCCGGAGCTGCCGCCGCTGGCCATCCAGTACGCCGACTTCGCGGTGTGGCAGCGGGAGAACCTGACCGGCGTCAGGCTGGACGCCCTGGCGGAGTACTGGGCCGGGACGCTGGAGGGGGCGCCCGCCCTCGCGCTGGCCTCCGACCGCCCGCACCCGGCCGTCCCCTCGGCCGACGGCGCCACGCACGTGTTCGAGGTCCCGGCCGCGCTCGTCCGCGAGGTCGAGGCGCTGGCCAGGGCCGAGCGGGTCACCGCGTTCATGGTCTTCCTCGCCGCCTTCGACGTCCTGCTGGCCCGCTACAGCGGCCTGCGCGACATCACCGTGGTCTCCCCGATGGCGGGGAGGACCCGGCCGGAGGTCGAGAACCTCATCGGGTTCTTCGTCAACCCGCTGCTGCTGCGCGTGGACCTCGGCGGCACGCCCTCGGCCCGCGACCTGATCGCCCGTGCCCGCGCCACCTGCGCCGGGGCCTACGAGCACCAGGAGTACCCGTTCGAGCTGGCGCTGGAGATCCTGCGCGCCGAGCGCGGCGCCGCTCCCGGAACCCCGCAGGCGCAGGCGATGCTGGTGCTGCAGAACCAACCCCCGGTCGACCTGCGCGCCGCGGGCCTGGCCTTCGAGCAGATGCGGGCGGACACCCGCACCGCGGGCTACGAGCTGGCCCTCGACCTCGAACCGGACGGCACCGGCGCGTACCGGGCGTTCCTGGAGTACGCCCGCGACCTGTTCGACGACACCACCGCGGCGGAGATGGCGGAGGTGTTCGTCGACGTCCTCGCGGACATGGCCGCCGACCCCGCCGCCCCGGTGGACCTGGCCGTGCTGCGCGAGCACCCCGAGCCCCTGCCGGTCGAACCCGAGCCCGAGCGGCAGGCCGAGGTCGCGCACCGCGCGCCGGAGACCCCGATCGAGATCGAACTGCAGGAGGTCTTCCACGAGCTGCTGGGCGTCGGGAACGCGGGGCTGGACGACGACTTCTTCGTCCTGGGCGGCGACTCGCTGTCGCTGATCCAGCTGCGCAACCGGATCCGCCAGCGGTTCGGCGTCGAGTTCCGGGTCCGCGACCTGTCCACCCGCGTCGACATCGGCTCGCTCGCCCCCGAGGTCCTGCGCCGGATGCTCGACCAGGACCCCGGCGCTCCCGACGCGGCCGCCCCGGTGAAGGAGAACCCGTGACCACCGCCCGTGCGCCCCGCCGCCCCCGATGGTTCCTGCGCGAGCCCTCGCCGGACGCCGGGGTCCGCCTGTTCTGCCTGCCCTACTCGGGGTGCGGCGCCAGCATGTACCGGCAGTGGCCCGCGACCGTCGCCGACATCGAGATCTGCCCGGTGCAGCTGCCCGGCCGGGAGAACCGGATGCGGGAGGAACCGTTCTCCTCCTTCGGTTCCCTGGCCGAGATGCTCTGCGACGCGCTGGCGCCGTACCTCGACCGCCCGTTCGCGTTCTTCGGCCACTGCAGCTCCGCGCTGGTCGCCTACGAGACCGCCCTGCGGCTGCGGCGGCGCGGTCTGCCGGTGCCCACCCGCATCTTCGTGTCCTCCCAGGTCGCTCCGCACAAGGGCCCGCACGGGCGGTTCCTGGAGATGTCCGAGGACGAGCTGCGGGTGGAGGTCGCGAACCTGATCACCGCGCTCGGCGGCACCCCGCGCCCGGACATGGTGGACCTGAGCCTGGAAGTGCTCGTGTCCGATGTGGAGGCCCACAAGGCGTACGGGGTCAGCCCGCCGGAACCGCTGCCCTGCCCGGCTTCCGTGCTCGGCTGGGACGCGGACGTGGAGGTTCCCCACGAGCTCCTGCACGACTGGTCCGACCTTGGGGAGACCACGTTCCGGTTGTTGGAGGGCCCGCACTACGGCTTCATGGGCGGCCCCGACTCGCTGATGCGGGCGTTCGCGACGGATCTCGGCCGCGTGCACCAGCCGCAGGCCGGGTGAGCCGTGGGATCCGCTGACACGGCCCGGCGGGCCGAGCTGGAAGCCGCGCTGCTGCGCAGGCTGCGCGGCGGCCGCCAGGGCATCCCCCGCCTGCCGAGACCCGCGGGCACCGCCCGGTTCCCGGCGTCCCCGGCGCAGGTCGAGGCCTGGAACCGGGCCCACGCCGCGACCGCGCCCGACCGGGTCGTCCTCAGTGGACTGCGGCTGCGCGGTCCGCTCGACGTGCCCGCGCTCGACCGCGCCCTCGCCGCGGTGGTCGGGCGCCACGAGACCCTGCGCACCGCGTTCGAACCGACCGACGACGGGCTGGTCCAGGTCGTCCACCCGACCGCGGACGTCCCGCTGACGGTCGTCGAGGCGACCGAGGAGGACTTCGCCGCGCAGACCCTGGCCGCCCTGGAACCGGGGCTGGACCTGGGCACCGGCCCACTGCTCCGATTCCGGCTGCTGCGGCTGGCCGCCGACGACCACATCGCCATCGTCGTGCTGCACCACGCCATCGCCGACGCGCGGGCCACCGAGGTGCTCCTCGCCGACCTCGTCGAGGCCTACCTCGGCGCGGAGCTGGCGCCGCTACCCGTCCAGTACGCCGATTTCGCGGTGTGGCAGCGGGAACAGCTCGCCCTGCCCGCCGCCGAGGCGAAGGCCGAGTACTGGGTCACCCGGCTCGCGGGCGCGCACGCCGTCCCGATCCCGGCGGACACCCCGCCGTCCGACGGGCCCGCCGATCGTGGCGAGCTGCTCGCCGTGCCGGTGCCCGACGACCTGTTCGCCCGGCTGCGCGAGTTCGCCACGGCCCGCGGCACCACGGTGTTCGTCGTCGCCCTCGCCGCGTTCCAGCTGCTGCTCGCCCGGCTCGGCGGCACCCGCGACGTCGCCGTCTCCGTCCGGGTCGCCTTCCGCGACCGGGCGGAACTGGAGGACCTCGTCGCGGACTTCTCCCAACCCGTGGTCAGCCGGATCGACCTGGCGGGCGACCCGTCCTTCGAGACCGTGGTGGCCACCGCGCGGGACCGCTTCGCCGAAGACCTCGACCACGCCGACGTGCCCCGCGCCCTGGTCGTCCCGAAGCTGCCCGAGCACGTCGTGGAGCTGTTCGACCGGCTGGAGTTCGGTGTCGACCGCGAAACGGCCACCGACGCCCCCGGCATCGGTCTCGGCCTGGAACCACTGGCGCCGCACTGGCCCTACGCCGAACGCGCGCTCACCGTCCGGCTGGGCCACGACGACGAGCACGCGGCGCTGCACCTGACCTACCGCTGCCGCGACTTCTCCCGTGCGCGGGTCGAGGACCTGGCCGCCGACTACCTCACCGTGCTGGCCGACGGCCTCGACCACCCCGCCGCCGGTCCGCTGCGTCCCGGCGCCCCCGCGCTGCGGATCGGCTGAGCATGAGTCGCATCTACCGCGACGCGGGCGAACTCGTCTTCGACGACGTGTTCCTCGAAGTGCCGGGAGTGCTGCTCGACAGCCGCGTCATCCTCAAGGTGGAAGGGCTCAACCCGGCCGGGTCCATCAAGTTCAAGACCGCGCTGGCACTGGTGGACTCCGTCGAGCGCGACGGCAGGCTGCGGCCGGGCGGGCGGGTCGTCGAGTCGTCGTCGGGCAGCCTCGGCGTGGCGCTGAGCCTGGTGTGCGCCCAGCGCGGCTACCGGTTCACCTGCGTGGTCGACCCGGTGAGCAACCCGCAGTCCGTCGACTACATGCGGGCCATGGGCGCGGAGGTGCTGACCGTGCGCGACCGCGACGAGAACGGCGGTTTCCTGGCCACCCGGATCCGGCTCATCCAGCGGCTGCTGGGCGAGGACCCGGAACTGGTGTGGGTGAACCAGTACGCCAACCCGGCGAACCCCGACGTGCACGCGAGGCTGACCGCCCGCTCGATCCTGTCCGCCGTGCCGCACGTGGACCACCTGTTCGTCGGCGTCGGCACCGCGGGCACGATGATGGGCTGCGCGGCGGCCTTCCGCGAGTCCTCGCCCGCCACCCGCATCATCGCCGTCGACTCGGTCGGGTCGGTCACGTTCGGCCGGGCCCCCGGCCCCCGGCACATCCCCGGCCTCGGCACCAGCAGGCGCCCCGAGATCTGCGACCCCACCGCGCCCGACGACCTGGTGCTGGTCCGCGAGATCGACACGATCCGCGAGTGCCGCGAGTCGTCGCGCCGCATCGGCCTGCTCGTCGGCGGCTCGACCGGCACGGTGATCCGGGCCATCCGGATGTACGCCGACCGCATACCGCCCGGCAGCACGGTAGTGGCGATCTCGCCGGACTTCGGCGACCGCTACCTGCCCACGATCTACGACTCGGACTGGGTCGAACGCACCTACGGTCTGAGCGCCCTCGAGCCGGAACCGGCGCGAACCACGGGAGAAACGGTGATGAGGTCATGAGTTCCTGGCTGACGGGCGCGCTCGCCGAACCCGAGCCCGAGTCCCTGCTCTTCCTCCGCCGCGACGAGGTCGTCGAGTGCCTGGAGGACTGCGACCCGGTCGACATCGTCCGCGGCGCGCTGCTCGCCCACGGCGCGGGGCGCACGAGCCTGCCCGGCGAGGCGTACCTGTCGTGGGACAACGGGAAGGGCGCCTACACCCGCTCCATCGGCATGCCCGGCGCGGTGGAGGACCGGGACTACGGCATGAAGATCATCAACGCCAGCGTCACCAATCCCGAACTGGGCATGGAGCGCGCGGGCGGCCTCGGCCTGTGCTTCGACCGCGAGACCGCCAGGGTCACCGCGGTCATGGAGGTCGGCGTCCTCAGCGCCGTGCGCACCGCGGCCGTCAGCACCCTGTCCGTCGAGGCGGCGGGGCGCGGAACGGCCGAGCGCGTCGCCGTCGTCGGCTGCGGCACCCAGGCCCGCCTCCACCTGGCCCTGCTGCTCTCCCGCACGGACACCGTCCGGGAGATCGCTCTCTTCGACAACCGGGCCGCGACGGCGGAAGCCCTGGCTGCGTCGCTGGCCTCCCGCCACCCGGCGCTGAAGGTCACCATCGGCTCGTCCGTCCCGGAGGTCATGGCGGACAAGGACATCGTCTACTTCCTCACGACCGCGGCGGAGGGCTACGTCCTCCGGTCCTGGATCAGCCCCGGCACCCTGCTCGTCAACGTCTCCCTCGGCGACCTCACCGACGACGTCCTGGTCAACGCCGGGTCCCTCTACATCGACGACCTCGACCTCATCGTCGACAACCCCCGCCGCCCGTTGGGCAGGCTGATCAACGAGGGCCGCATCGCCCCCACCGCGACCGACGGGCCCTCGGTCACCGCGACGATCGCCCAACTGCTGGCCGACCCCGCGGGGCCGGGTCCCCGCGACGGGTACGTCGTGGTCAACCCGTTCGGCCTGGGGGTGCTCGACGTGGCACTCTTCGCGGCGGTCCGCGCCCAGGCGGAGAAAACCGGCCGAGGCCAACGCCTCCGCCTCCTCTGATCCACACAGGAGCACCACTTGGCCACCGTGAAGGACCCCGGCGCGCGGAACGAGGCAGGCGGCCCGGCCGTGGTCCGCGGTTGGCCCGCGTGGGCCGCGGGCGTGCTGGTCCTGCTGGTCGCGGTGCTCTCGGTGCTCCACACCGCGGTCGCGCCCGAGCCGCGTCCCGGTGACGCGCCCGCGGCCGAGTTCTCCGCGACCAGGGCGTACGCCGAACTCACCCGGATCGCGCAGCGGCCGCACCCGGCGGGCTCGGCCGCCAACGAGCAGGTCCGCGACCGGCTGGTGGCCAGGCTCACCGAGTTGGGGCTGCGGCCGCAGGTGCAGCGGTCGAGCGCGGGCGTGACCGGCGCGGACTCCTCGCACGTGTTCGGCTGGGCGCAGAACGTGCACGCCACCCTGCCCGGCACCGCGGACGCCGGGCGGGTGCTGCTGGTCGCGCACTACGACTCGGTGGAGGCCGGTCCCGGCGCCTCCGACGACGGGGTGGGGGTCGCGACCCTGCTGGAGGTCGCGCGGGCGGTCACCTCGATGCCGTCGCCGCACGCCGAGATCACCTTCCTGTTCACCGACAGCGAGGAGTTCGGGCTGCTGGGCGCCAGGGCGTTCGTCGCGGCGGGCCTGGCGGGCGACCCGACCCGCGACGTGGTGCTGAACCTGGACACCAGGGGCACGACCGGGCGGACCATCATGTTCGAGACCGGCGCGCACAGCAGCGCGCTGATGCCCGCCGTGCGGGCCGGTTCGCCGCTGGTGACGTCGGTGTCGCGCGAGGTGTACCGGCTGCTGCCGAACGAGACCGACTTCACGGTCTTCCGCGACGCGTTGTACACCGGGCTGAACTTCGCGATGGTCGACGGCAGCGCCCGCTACCACTCCGAGCAGGACGACCTGTCCCATGTGGACACCGCGAGCCTCCAGGACATGGGGCGGGCGGTGCTCGGGGCCACCATGACGCTGGCGACCGCCTCGCCGGGACTGGCCGACGCGGGCGAATCGGTGTACTTCAGCGTGTTCGGCCTCGTGGTGGACTACTCCGCCGGAGCGGTGCTGCCACTGGGGGCGCTCGCCCTGCTCGGATCCGCGGCCGCGCTGTGGTTCGCCCGCCGCCGGGGGCGGCTGCGCCTGAGGTCCGCGGCGCGCGTCGCCGCCACGGCGCCGCTGGTGCCCGTCGGCGGCGCGGCGATCGGCTGGCTGGGCTGGCGGGCCATGGTCCTCGCGGGCCCCCACGACGAGCGCTTCCTCGGCGGTGACCCCTACGCCGTGGTGTTCGCGAGAACCGGTCTCGCACTGCTCGTGGTGGCCTTGGCGGCGCTGTGGCTGGTGTGGGTGAGCAGGCGCGGCCGTCCCGCCGAGATCGCGGCGGGCGGCGTGCTCATCACGGCCGTCCTCGCGGTGGTGACCTCGATCCTGCTGCCCGGCGCGGCCTACCTGTTCACCTGGCCCGCGCTCGCCGGGGCCATCGGACTGGCCGTGGTGGCCCGGTTGCCCGAGGACTCACCGTGGAGTGCCGCGGTGGCGTGGCTGGCGGGCGTGCCCACCGTGCTGTTGACGGCCCCGCTCGTGTGGCTGCTGTTCGGGACCGTCGGTCTCGCGTTGGCCTCCGCGCCGCTGCTCCTGCTCGGCCTCGCCGCGGTGACCGTGCTCCCCGCGCGGCGGACACCGCGCCGCACCGGGGCGGTGCTCGCCGCGGTGGCGGTCGTGGCGGTGGTCGCCGTCGGCCTGGTCGTCGTCGACACCGTGACCAACGTGCCCGGCGCGCGGGATCCGGCTCAGGTGAGCCTGGTGTACGCGCTCGACGCCGACCGGCGCGAGGCGGTCTGGGCCAGCGAGGGCGACGGGTCCGGCGACTGGGTGCGCGGCTACGCCCCGACCGACGACCCCGGCCTGGAGGAGCGGTTCCCGGCGCTGCTGTCCACGTCCGAGGGAACGCGCAGCGGCCCGGCGCCGGTGGTTCCGGTGCCCGAGGCCACGATGACGGTGGCTGGGGAGACGACCGAGGGCGACCTGAGGCACGTGCGGCTGCGGATCTCGGCCACCGCGC
This window contains:
- a CDS encoding condensation domain-containing protein is translated as MGSADTARRAELEAALLRRLRGGRQGIPRLPRPAGTARFPASPAQVEAWNRAHAATAPDRVVLSGLRLRGPLDVPALDRALAAVVGRHETLRTAFEPTDDGLVQVVHPTADVPLTVVEATEEDFAAQTLAALEPGLDLGTGPLLRFRLLRLAADDHIAIVVLHHAIADARATEVLLADLVEAYLGAELAPLPVQYADFAVWQREQLALPAAEAKAEYWVTRLAGAHAVPIPADTPPSDGPADRGELLAVPVPDDLFARLREFATARGTTVFVVALAAFQLLLARLGGTRDVAVSVRVAFRDRAELEDLVADFSQPVVSRIDLAGDPSFETVVATARDRFAEDLDHADVPRALVVPKLPEHVVELFDRLEFGVDRETATDAPGIGLGLEPLAPHWPYAERALTVRLGHDDEHAALHLTYRCRDFSRARVEDLAADYLTVLADGLDHPAAGPLRPGAPALRIG
- a CDS encoding condensation domain-containing protein, with translation MGNDWLSPEQRKLLDRMLDDEGVDRGESPVVARGGDRSALPLSFAQQRMWFFHRLQPTSTMYNIVGAATMRGRTDPAVLQRCLDELVRRHEVLRSTFHLVDAGNSVQRVNPPSPVPMPVVDLRDLDPAARDEAVRTRYQEEIDRPFDLTRDVLLRPTLLRVADDEHLLLLSQHHIATDGWSLGILLQELAALYDSYAADRAPTLPEPDLHYGDFALWQREWQATGALDEHLKYWRERLTGAHALDLPTGRLRVADRSWDGGMCEVHIPAGLVGALKALGESERATLFMVLLAGVSTVLSRWTGQQDLVVGVPVANRNRGEIESMVGSFVNTLPMRIELTGEPTFRELLRHVRQEAVDGYAHQDVPFEKIIEEINPEREASAHTPLIRHMLGLHNTPWRELRVPDLTVDILTLDTGKARFDLEFELTPTDDGAIAGQLWFAADIMDEVFARRLLESVYSVLAAAVADPETPVWRLPLMPAAQAPAESPVRVDAAAADPAAIVVLGDRELTGAEFAERVTGLANELRSHHGVVEGSVVALVLPHTADLAVALHAVLAAGAVALPLDPALTRAEITAAIDRTSPTRVLTTEALAEVLGDGAVAVSALDPSAADPLPPRSPDAPAVCLRSRGGTLSTHSYADLAARVRALATRFPADAVAVSPSVSPDVLVTALLWPAVAGGAVVLGASDRTPDLLLTTPAHLPTLTAAAARVITTGEQLWPDAATAFARAFPDAELVTLYALAEAGPVAAHVVDPDAPAPSGRIPVGSPLGARPRVCDERGEPVPDGVAGDLRVLVDGAPVATGDRARWNTAGDLEILGKPDGRTVVHGRPVELGDLAAELTAHPAVSRAHFSRTEAGELIAHAVPRTAPPAGPDAWRERFVQGYLARDPESDPLLNLTGWRSPNSDAVLPAAALREWLDGGVRHILDTEPRRVLEIGCRNGQLLFRLAPRCDAYRATELSGRARRSIERQRDRLAAKADVVELADLPPDDLTGLGGDFDTVVVNGLAGYCPDPGYLERVLAAAVAATRPGGAVFVSDVVDLTARQALHLPGVAARTPADAPASRLREAVARQAAATDGLALHPDWFREVAARLPGVRDAAVLRRVGTHSSELTRFRFDVVLHVARPDGDDALPPVQELDWVDVAAAGLTDHLASAPDLVVLHDIPVSGLVGVAAALDRLATADTAGEVRRILDAPAAGVDPADVVATAAAMGFDAVAGPSGSGFAGLTMALRRQGTAAVPLSRVLAATVVAQPSPGPLAGDTAFAEWARSMPAVLRGWLRDRLPLNAVPASVEPVTAWPHRPDGAVDTAAFTVSASAEPEVDEESDQPRTPTQKTVLTIWSDILGVDHMGVDDDFFALGGHSLMGALVVDRLREEFALDLPLGQLFQTPTVAEVAEYIDGRSAAEPAAPPTEDVPARPEPAAPIRALDRSSFRRKRSASAPAGTQEESR
- a CDS encoding thioesterase domain-containing protein, whose product is MTTARAPRRPRWFLREPSPDAGVRLFCLPYSGCGASMYRQWPATVADIEICPVQLPGRENRMREEPFSSFGSLAEMLCDALAPYLDRPFAFFGHCSSALVAYETALRLRRRGLPVPTRIFVSSQVAPHKGPHGRFLEMSEDELRVEVANLITALGGTPRPDMVDLSLEVLVSDVEAHKAYGVSPPEPLPCPASVLGWDADVEVPHELLHDWSDLGETTFRLLEGPHYGFMGGPDSLMRAFATDLGRVHQPQAG
- a CDS encoding condensation domain-containing protein, which encodes MTDLQENGPQLDDEEDVFVVPTSFAQQSMWLENELDPGQATYHVVAAVRLVGDLDRAALERGLNTVVARHEALHTVFELEDEGPVQVIGAPPRLVVGVTDVDPADAEAAVAAEVRVPFDLERGPLVRLRLLRTEPDRHIAVLTMHHIVTDGLSSAIFVAELAACYVAYREGREPELPPLAIQYADFAVWQRENLTGVRLDALAEYWAGTLEGAPALALASDRPHPAVPSADGATHVFEVPAALVREVEALARAERVTAFMVFLAAFDVLLARYSGLRDITVVSPMAGRTRPEVENLIGFFVNPLLLRVDLGGTPSARDLIARARATCAGAYEHQEYPFELALEILRAERGAAPGTPQAQAMLVLQNQPPVDLRAAGLAFEQMRADTRTAGYELALDLEPDGTGAYRAFLEYARDLFDDTTAAEMAEVFVDVLADMAADPAAPVDLAVLREHPEPLPVEPEPERQAEVAHRAPETPIEIELQEVFHELLGVGNAGLDDDFFVLGGDSLSLIQLRNRIRQRFGVEFRVRDLSTRVDIGSLAPEVLRRMLDQDPGAPDAAAPVKENP